atatatatatatttatatgcacaccttatttttttatgttaatgttGCATGTAGCATGTCTTAAAGTCGTTTCCCCTCTAAGGATGACAATTAAAGCGATCCTCTtcatctccttcttcttcttcttccttattCTTTTAGATGTGAGAACATGAAAGCATTTGCCTGTGAGGAACACTTTAGAACTGTCGGGTCTTTCATTGTTCTTTTTTGCCATTTCCACACAATGGCGACACTGAACAGCACCTCGCTTAGAAAACCAATGAACAGATATTGATGGAGCTAGCAAACTAGCTAGCAAACAAGGTAAAcaattgagtggttagcgactATAAGTAACACTTCTACTCGCTGACTGAAACAACTTATAAAGTAACTAAACTACGGATTTAAGGGTAGCGTGCTAGGTAACTAGCCTACTGACCGATTAGCTGGCTAATAAACCAACTAACTCCCAATGTAAGTAACTATAATAGCTTTTTAAGTCAATCAACTCATTAACTTACTGACAAATAGCTATGTTAACTGACTCATTAGCAACCTAACGAACAAACTGACTTAGTAACTTGCCTACTGACCCATTAGCTGGCTAATAAACCAACTAACTAGCGATGTAAGTAACTATAATATCTTATTAAGCCAGCCAACTAATTGACTTACTGACAAATAGCTACGTTAACTGACTCATTAGCAACCTAACGGACAAACTGACTTAGTAACTAGCCTACTGACCGATTAGCTGGCTAATAAACCAACTAACTAGCGATGTAAGTAACTATAATAGCTTTTTAAGCCAACCAACTAATTAACTTACAAATAGCTATGAGAACTGACTCATGAGCAACCTAAAGAACAAACTGACTTAGTTACTAGCATACTGACTGATTAGCTGGCTAATAAACCGACTAACTAGCGATGTAAGTGACTATAATAGCCTTTTAAGTCAGCCAACTAATTAACTTACTGACAAATAGCTATGTTAACTGACTCATGAGCAACCTAACAAACAAACTGACTTAGTAACTTGCCGATTGACTGATTAGCTGGCGAATCAACCAACTAACTAGCGATGTAAGTAACTATAATAGCCTTTTAAGCCAGCCGACTAATTAACTTACAGACAAATAGCTATGTTAACTGACTCATTAGCAACCTAACGAACAAACTGACTTAGTAACTAGCCTACTGACTGATTAGCTGTCCTAGCAATTCCCAACCAATCAGAGTTAAGTCATAAACAAATTTACTGATGATTAGCTAGCTAAATAGCTAGACTACTGACTGATTAGCTGGTTTAATAATCCCAAACTAATCCGGTTGACTTTTTCAGATCTTTAAGATCATCTCATAAACTAACTTACTAACGATTAGCTATGCGAGTAGCTAATAACTGATAAACAATGCAACTACCAGACGAACAAATTGACTGCCTTATAACCTAGCTAAGTAACTAGCCTACTGACCAGTTAGCTAGTCCAGTAATTTAACTAATCAGACTGAATTTTAAGTGTGCCAACTCATAAGTTATCTTACCGACAGTtaacaaataaatactaaataaatactaaacaaTCCTGCCTGACTTATCGAAGAGCTCGCTAATTAACTAGCTAACAGACTGACTCGGTAGCCAGCTAACTAGCAAAGTAACTGACTGAATTGCGAGCTAGCTCACTGACTGATTCATTTGCAAGCAAAGTAGCTAACAAGTAATCAAAGGAACTAAGCAGCATAATTTAGCGACAGTCGTGTTgtgtatgaaaatatgaaatagaaGAGTCATTACCATTGTTATTATTCAAAACAGGCTCATagtttaataacaataaatgggCTTCACCGCCTGCTTTCGGCACAGATCTGCTgtccaataaataaaagcaatgaATGAGCTACATGGAAGCTACAGGAAGACAACATTAGCATGGAAAAGAGCTAGTGCTAAGTGAGTTTTTTGTCGTCATAAATAATCCTTCATTTCTTTGTACATCAGATCGacaggacatttttttaaaaattggtgAAATGgctcaaaaaaatgacaaacggCGACCAAACGACACAAAGATTCCCCAACCCTCGATggaccggattcaaacacttggcttGAAATCGTCAGTAACCGGATACGACCCACTAGGCTGAACTCTGACCTTTCCTACTACGACGCAGACTTGTTTGTGGTCGAGGGGGCTAGGAAAGTGGTACTGGGGCACAGCTGTGGTAGACCCCCTTGTGGAACCCATGTTTTCAAAATTTTGTAATCATTAGACAAACGCTTAATACCCCGAGGAGTTGCTAAGTCCCGCCCACAGCAgacattttgcttgatggcggccatcttgcTCAGATTTTACAAACGTTAGCTTGTCAGTCCCATAAAAgggtgtaccaaattttgttagtaaagttacagtgggtgtttatatcgagaaatttcaagtctgtTCGACTTACGGGGGTCAAATTTGGGGTGTATTCGtccgaaaaataataataataataatacaagtaaCACAGTAGGGGTGCACATTTTGACCAATTTTCCACCATTTGCGGTTCAGGCGTAGAAGAGTTAAGGGTCAGGCACACAGGGTGGGCTACAGGCAAGACGAGTTATGAGACGACTTGGAGACACCCGCGGGGGACGGGTGTCCACGGTTCGACGCCACCAGAGGAATGGAGACAGCTGGTAGAGCAACAACATAAACGGAGACACATGCTACGGAAGGGTGGGGGGTCTCATGGGAATATTTCAGACACAGAGGTCTTGTTGTATTGAAAAATCGAAATAGCAACTccagaaaaaaatttatatattataaataaacttcaagaaaattgaaattatgatCTTTGCCACACATATTTTTTCCACTATTGAGAttctaatgcaaaaaaaataataaaaataatgactacAACCCTAATGAGCTTTAGCACATTTGTCACGTTGTCAGCAGTTTTATCCCACAGGATTTCTTTGTGGTTTcagagtgggggggggcgggtctAGATGAcaatcatctaatttgcataattggtcaTGACGCATGGGCATGCCATttttatggacaaaaaaaaaaaaaaaaaacatattttgaaataCAAATGACGCTACAACaataaattatgattaatcgccgatccaattaatcaacaattattttggtaatcgattaatcattttttttaattttaaaagtaaATATCCTCAGATTTCAACCTTTCGTCTCTTTTTTGAAATGTTGCATGCCGCTGATTTGGTCCATCTCTGGTGCAACAAATACaggattaatcgattaattaatcacaaataACCCTTTTTGTGCTTTTAGGTTTGGGGGTGGGCGTGGTTACAGCAGGACCTGCTTTTCGTCGAGAACAGTAAAAGAAAAAGTTGCTTGATTTGTTgctttacataaataaataaaaaaaagacaacataggaccagggttcgattccaccctagccatctctgtgtggagtttgcatgttgcgtgggttttctccgggtactccggtttcctcccacattccaaaaacatgctaggttaaattagcgactccaaactgtccataggtatgaatgtgagtgtgaatggttgtttgtctatatgtgccctgtgattggctggccaccagtccagggtgtacccagtctctcttgcccgaagacagctgggataggctccagtacccccccccgcgaccctcgtgagaataagcggtagaaaatgaatgaatcaaagaCAACATAGGTGGGTTTGAATACTGATCCCTTGTGCTACATGTTCTTATTCTGCGTGAGTTCCGATAATATGAACTATTCATAATATTGGAAAGTCTTTCTCTACACTCAAAGTACTGATATAATAttatgtcaatgtttttttcgTCCATCGGTTGGCGCTGTTGagagttgggttttttttgtcatacggtcgtaaaaaaataataataataataataaaaaacagtatTCTGAGCATGATTGTGAGAAGGGCGTTTGTGACTGAAGCGGACAGATAATAGAAAAAGAGGCTTTTGCACAGTCGTATAAAAGTCAAAGAGGGCTTTAGCGAGTCCGTACAAAGATGTCACATTATCCATAAAGCTTATAAAATccataacaatatatatatatatatataacttatgAACAGTCAAGAGTTAGTAAAAGTAAGCTTCACTACTGCAGATTGTGacccaaaatgtaaaaaaaaaaaagtaaaaaaaaaaaaataaaaatgatgtaacCTCTTGGTGCTAAGTCATTAAAACAACAGAGGTAGCAGCAGATTGGGGGTTTCCTTCCAGCGTTGAAGGGACGCTCAGATTCTTCATTTTTAGCCTCCGACTTTAAATACTCACGCAGCCACAAAGTGGTTTTTGACAGACACCAGTgtcgtgacacacacacacacacacacacacacacacacacacacacacacacacccttcatATACTGTATCTTTACATCACAGGCCTTCAACATCTTGGCTTAGTGGTCTGGAAAGATCTGCTTTGTTGCCACAACGATCACTAGTCGGTGGATTTGTGGGGCCGGGAGTGGGCGGCGGCATTCACGGGGACCGCCCCCGTGATCCCTCGGCGGTCCCCGGCCATGATCCTCAGTCCTGTGGTCGTGGAACCGGTCATACTGTTCATATATAACACTGATTTATCGTGAATGATACGATTTCCGGGTCCCAAAAGGGGCGGCGGGTGTTCAGGATTGATAGAAATGatggtagtggtggtggtgttcatggtggtgatggtgctCGTGCCGCTGCACCACCTGCGCCAGCCGGCCCTCGTAGAGCAGCACCCCTGGCAGCTCCCTCACTTGCTCTTTCTCCACCACGGGCCCCGACGCCGCCAGGGTGCCCAGCGCGCGGTAGCTCTCCTTGGCGCGCTGCTTGTGCTTGCGGTACGGGGCAGACGACTGGTGAGGGGGCGTCTGGCTGGGGAGCGCCGGCGGCGGAGGGAGACCCCTGCTCCGCATCACCCTGCTCCCGATTTGGGCGGCAGGAGCGCGGGCGTGGGTCTTGGGTGAGCGCAGGGCGGCTTTCCCGGAGTCTTGGCCCCGCGTCCGGccggggtggtggtggtggtggctgtCGGGGCCGTCCATGACGGTTTGCTGCaagcggcggtggtggtgggtgtggggatgggggtggCCGTTTTCTGGTTCATGGGACCGAGAGCGCGTCTGGTTGGACGACCGGGTCTGGGGTTCTGCCTTGGGCTGTTCTGTGGCCGTCGCTGCGGGACGGAATGAATTGAGAACCAGAGATCACGAATCTAGTGGCGTTCATTCCATGAAACTCCGACTGGACTCACCGGCTCCGAAGCGCGACGTATAGTTCTCGATGCCGGCCAGGTCCAAGTAGTGATTCCGTCGCTCGAGGTTCTCGTCCACACAGTTCCTCTGGCAGCCCGGCTGGGTGTGGTGGTCGCTGTGGTGGCGCCTGCGAGAGACGAGAGCGACACCGCTCATTAGCGAGGCTAGCGAGGCTTGTTCCTTGTGATCAGGCGGCCATTGTCGGAGGAGACGAGGGTTGGAAAATCACAGCTTTGGAAGAAATACACAAGTGCTCATTTTCCACTTCCACAACAAACTTCCTCTCCGGTTGGAATATCACGGAAATTcagtcttcgggtgagaggcggggtacaccctggactggtgaccagccaatcacagggcacatatagacaaacaaccattcacactcacattcatacctatggacaatttggagtcgctaattaacctagcatgtttttggaatgtgggaggaaaccggagtacccggagaaaacccacgcatgcacggggagaacatgcaaactccacacagagatgactgacggtggaatcgaactcaggtctacgagctgcgtggcctgtgcgctaaccactcgtagccttgttcaattaaaataacacatacaaataaaataaagactaAAAATGCAAACTGCGACTGGAAATTGTGTAAATGTgagagtgtgcatggtgtgttgaataaaaacattcaataGTTGAAAACAAGGCAAACGTCAACAAGcagttgttattcattcattcattcattttctaccgcttatcctcacaagggttgcggggggtgctggagcctatcccagctgttttcttcggacgtgaggcggggtacactctggactggtggccagccaatcacagggcacatatagacaaacaaccattcacactcacattcatacctatggacaatttggagtggctaattaacctagcatgtttttggaatgtgttcgcgttcttacaaagaacactaaactcatcacacaccaacttaacactcaaaaggtataattatgaatcCAGCTCAATTgaatcattcattatttattcattttctcctgcttaatctcacgagggtcacgggggtgctggagcctatcctagctgtcttcgggagagagcggcggggtacaccctggactggtggccagccaatcacagggcacatatagacaaacaaccattcacactcacattcatacctatggacaatttggagtcgctaattaacctagcatgtttttggaatgtgggaggaaaccggagtacccggagaaaacccaagcatgcacggggagaacataaaaACTCAAATCACACAGAacactcgggtctcctagctgtaaggtctgcatgctaaccactcatccactgtgcagcccttttttgttac
The Doryrhamphus excisus isolate RoL2022-K1 chromosome 12, RoL_Dexc_1.0, whole genome shotgun sequence genome window above contains:
- the nkd1 gene encoding protein naked cuticle homolog 1, with protein sequence MGKLHSKHATICKARESPEGDSFVVNACLARKGLDDWLVKQDCHLKTKCALGTRDAINEACARGIGDEHYRLEVALPPEKSDSCCVEEKMQERDVQSPAGPQKQLQFEELECAVSVEEDNRQEWTFTLYDFDNNGKVTREDITSLLHTIYEVVDASVNHSPSSSKTLRVKLSVAPDSSQRWRTCTQGAADVAHPRERNDKCTEDPRGADKKSRALIRRHHSDHHTQPGCQRNCVDENLERRNHYLDLAGIENYTSRFGAATATEQPKAEPQTRSSNQTRSRSHEPENGHPHPHTHHHRRLQQTVMDGPDSHHHHHPGRTRGQDSGKAALRSPKTHARAPAAQIGSRVMRSRGLPPPPALPSQTPPHQSSAPYRKHKQRAKESYRALGTLAASGPVVEKEQVRELPGVLLYEGRLAQVVQRHEHHHHHEHHHHYHHFYQS